A genome region from Erigeron canadensis isolate Cc75 chromosome 3, C_canadensis_v1, whole genome shotgun sequence includes the following:
- the LOC122593406 gene encoding ATP-dependent Clp protease proteolytic subunit-related protein 1, chloroplastic, which yields MATSSLLLSSSPPAAIESNREPNTTQFLKSSFLQNNTSSFVVRKDVRVTRRCVRSPVTAAMAAGGGGGKSLNHIPKQFREGNLKDGLMDNYKNVPQYLYGLSPSQMDMFMTEDSPIRRQSESVTEETISSSHNYLNHGGMWSLSGMHDRGPAKYSMSVSMYSGGGRAAGRPRSAPPDLPSLLLDARICYLGMPIVPAVTELLVAQFMFLDYDNPSKPIYLYINSSGTQNDKMETVGSETEAYAIADMIAYCKSDVYTVNCGMAFGQAAMLLALGTKGHRAMQPHSSTKLYLPKVNRSSGAAIDMWIKAKELDTNTDYFLELLEKGIGKPKDEINKDIMRPKYFQAQEAIDYGIADKIISSRDNAFDKRNYDEILAQSRAARRGAGAGGAQPAPSGWR from the exons ATGGCGACGTCGTCGTTACTCTTATCTTCTTCTCCTCCGGCAGCTATCGAAAGCAATCGTGAACCAAACACTACTCAGTTCCTTAAGTCTTCATTTCTTCAGAACAATACGTCATCCTTCGTCGTACGGAAAGATGTTAGGGTTACACGACGGTGTGTTAGGTCTCCGGTGACTGCAGCTATGGcggctggtggtggtggtggtaaatCACTGAATCATATTCCTAAACAGTTTAGAGAAGGAAACCTTAAAGATGGAT TGATGGACAATTACAAGAATGTTCCTCAATATCTGTACGGTCTTAGTCCTTCACAAATGGACATGTTCATGACTGAAGATAGTCCCATAAGGCGGCAATCGGAGAGTGTCACAGAG GAAACTATCTCATCCTCACATAATTACTTGAATCATGGAGGAATGTGGAGTCTATCAGGAATGCATGATAGGGGTCCAGCAAAATACAGTATGAGTGTGAGCATGTATAGTGGAGGTGGCAGAGCTGCTGGGAGACCACGAAGTGCTCCTCCCGATTTGCCATCATTGCTTTTAGATGCTCGAATCTGCTATCTAGGAATGCCC ATTGTTCCGGCAGTGACTGAGCTTCTTGTAGCTCAGTTCATGTTTTTGGATTACGACAATCCTTCTAAGCCTATTTATCTCTACATCAATTCATCTGGAACACAG AATGACAAAATGGAGACGGTTGGATCTGAAACAGAAGCATATGCAATTGCAGACATGATAGCT TACTGCAAGTCAGATGTGTATACGGTCAACTGTGGCATGGCATTTGGTCAAGCAGCAATGCTATTAGCCCTTGGAACCAAAGGACATCGTGCAATGCAGCCACATTCGTCTA CAAAGTTATATCTACCTAAAGTCAACAGATCAAGTGGGGCAGCTATAGACATGTGGATTAAGGCCAAGGAGCTGGACACAAACACAGATTACTTTCTGGAGCTCCTTGAAAAAGGAATTGGAAAACCGAAAGACGAAATTAACAAAGACATCATGCGTCCCAAATACTTCCAAGCACAAGAAGCCATTGATTATGGCATTGCCGACAAAATCATTAGCTCAAGAGATAATGCTTTCGATAAGCGG AACTATGATGAGATTCTGGCCCAGTCAAGAGCAGCTAGGAGAGGAGCAGGAGCAGGTGGTGCACAGCCGGCTCCTTCTGGATGGAGGTAG
- the LOC122593308 gene encoding zinc finger protein ZAT10-like, protein MALETLNTTTPPQPPPQQPSFHRHTTTPVQDSSIKGKRSKRPRTNLNDNQLIMPEKPTEEEYLAFCLMLLARGSPSAAAVTIPTTTQDNNSHKCSVCNKEFQSYQALGGHKASHRKNTPDHDNHHSATVSPPSNSSVLKPSGRAHECSICHRSFPTGQALGGHKRRHYDGTPGSAATNSDGGATTTSSQSHQPRGFDLNLPAFPDFQMGLSVDCGKKSQLLTTDEQEVESPLPTKKPRLSNYIAD, encoded by the coding sequence ATGGCACTCGAAACTCTCAACACAACCACACCACCACAACCGCCGCCACAACAACCGTCTTTCCACCGTCACACCACCACCCCCGTCCAAGATTCTTCCATCAAAGGCAAACGATCTAAACGACCAAGAACCAACTTAAACGACAACCAGCTAATTATGCCTGAAAAACCAACTGAAGAAGAATACTTAGCTTTTTGCTTAATGTTATTAGCCCGCGGCAGCCCATCCGCCGCCGCCGTCACAATTCCGACGACGACCCAAGACAACAATTCTCACAAGTGTAGCGTGTGTAACAAGGAATTCCAATCTTATCAAGCATTAGGTGGTCATAAAGCTAGTCACCGGAAAAACACCCCAGATCATGACAACCACCATTCCGCCACCGTAAGTCCACCGTCAAATTCATCGGTTTTGAAACCAAGTGGTCGAGCCCATGAATGTTCTATATGTCACAGAAGTTTTCCGACCGGTCAAGCGTTAGGTGGTCATAAAAGGAGACATTACGATGGTACCCCTGGAAGCGCCGCCACGAATTCCGACGGCGGCGCCACCACCACGTCAAGTCAAAGCCACCAGCCGCGTGGATTTGACCTCAATTTGCCTGCTTTTCCTGACTTCCAAATGGGGTTGAGCGTTGACTGTGGGAAGAAAAGTCAACTATTGACTACTGATGAACAAGAAGTTGAAAGTCCATTGCCTACAAAGAAACCGCGTTTATCTAATTATATCGCCGATTAA
- the LOC122593195 gene encoding LOB domain-containing protein 37-like, with product MSCNGCRVLRKGCNENCILRHSLSTIETAQAQASATLFVAKFFGRAGLMSFLSSVPEQQRPDLFQSLLFEACGRTVNPINGAVGLLWTGNWHLCQSAVATVLRGGTIHAMPEAFSLDQATKVSSSESNNVSEDNNYTYMELGVAKSSGLNSYVDGSNDRLTIKLERTASLNVSETTTLESSTPSPCSETKLLRLFS from the exons ATGAGTTGCAACGGTTGTCGTGTTCTCCGAAAAGGCTGCAATGAGAATTGCATTCTTAGACATAGTCTTAGTACTATTGAAACAGCTCAAGCTCAAGCCAGTGCCACACTTTTCGTCGCCAAATTCTTCGGTCGTGCTGGCCTTATGTCCTTCCTCTCCTCTGTCCCCGAGCAACAACGACCTG ATCTATTTCAATCTCTATTATTCGAAGCATGTGGGAGGACAGTGAATCCAATAAACGGGGCGGTTGGGCTACTATGGACAGGAAACTGGCACTTATGCCAGTCAGCCGTCGCGACTGTTCTTAGAGGGGGAACCATACATGCGATGCCTGAAGCGTTTTCGCTTGATCAAGCAACTAAGGTgtcatcatccgagagcaacaaTGTATCCGAAGATAACAACTACACTTATATGGAACTTGGAGTTGCTAAATCGTCTGGTTTGAACTCGTACGTTGATGGAAGTAATGATAGGTTGACGATTAAATTAGAGAGAACGGCGTCCTTGAATGTATCTGAAACGACTACGTTAGAAAGCAGTACTCCTTCACCTTGTAGTGAAACAAAGCTTTTGAGACTCTTCTCGTGA
- the LOC122592984 gene encoding QWRF motif-containing protein 2-like: MTTGAHVSETILRNQTTRRSPLVPSEKDNDFITPKNSIRPKTKQVSSRYLSPSHSPSTSNGVTTNIRRSNSPLVSRNSVTPVSKRSVSADRSRNRPVRPDLSLKPNNAVEVSAASKLLVTSTRSLSVSFQGESFSLPISKTKVTPQSPNNNNNNLLRKGGTPERKRTTTPLRGKVDGSLGDHVENAKPADQLRWPGRIRQANVTVLSKGLNLDCGVGVGVEKNRINCSGNVIRDLKLHQSMGSDSRRASIDGGGLNLDLCNSIEENPDGNSVKDMYSDTDSVSSGSTSGVQENGLSRPRIGSKGIIVSPKFWQETNSRLRRLQDSSSPLSSSPVSKLYTPQKHFSPRRFSSDNPSRTTGSSPGRIRPSSPSKFMTSPSPSRGMTSPRRNSVCGISSNFSETPSVLSFAVDVRRGKVGENRFFDAHMLRLLYNHQLQWRFVNARTEEMVLKQRHSVEENLWNSWITISDLRDSLTKKRHRLQLLRQKLKLASILKAQVNFLEDWAYFDKDHSVSLLGAIEALKASTLRLPVGEGATADLQSMKEAISSALDVMQAIGSSMNSLCLQVEQANLIMTELVKVSAKEIALLRICKDFLSVLSALKVKDCTLRTHMLQTSRVH; encoded by the exons atgaCGACGGGGGCTCATGTTTCTGAAACAATATTAAGAAATCAAACAACAAGAAGATCACCATTAGTACCTTCTGAAAAAGATAATGACTTTATAACCCCTAAGAATTCAATTAGGcctaaaaccaaacaagtttcATCTAGATATTTATCCCCTTCACATTCACCTTCAACTTCAAATGGTGTAACTACAAATATTAGGAGGTCTAATTCACCTTTAGTTTCGAGAAATTCGGTCACTCCGGTGTCGAAAAGGTCGGTTTCGGCTGACAGAAGCCGAAACCGACCCGTTAGACCGGATCTTAGCTTAAAGCCTAACAATGCTGTAGAAGTGTCAGCTGCTAGTAAACTTTTGGTTACATCAACAAGAAGTTTATCTGTGTCATTTCAAGGTGAAAGCTTTTCTTTACCAATTAGTAAGACTAAAGTGACCCCACAAtcacctaataataataataataatttattaagaaaaGGTGGTACACCTGAAAGAAAAAGAACCACCACCCCTTTGAGAGGGAAGGTTGATGGTAGTTTAGGTGATCATGTTGAGAATGCTAAGCCGGCTGATCAACTTCGGTGGCCCGGTAGGATTCGTCAAGCAAATGTTACGGTTTTGTCTAAAGGTTTGAATTTGGATTGTGGGGTTGGAGTTGGGGTTGAAAAGAACAGGATAAATTGTTCTGGGAATGTGATCAGGGACTTAAAGTTGCACCAATCTATGGGTTCGGATAGTAGAAGGGCATCGATTGATGGTGGTGGATTGAATCTTGATTTGTGTAATTCTATTGAAGAGAACCCGGATGGGAATTCAGTTAAAGATATGTATTCGGATACTGATAGTGTATCTTCCGGTAGCACTTCAGGAGTTCAAGAAAATGGGTTAAGTCGTCCACGAATTGGGTCTAAAGGGATAATTGTTTCTCCAAAGTTTTGGCAAGAAACTAATAGTAGATTGAGGAGGCTGCAGGATTCAAGCTCTCCACTTTCGAGCAGTCCGGTATCAAAACTATATACCCCACAAAAACATTTTAGTCCAAGAAGATTCTCGAGTGATAACCCGTCAAGAACAACTGGTTCTTCCCCAGGTAGAATTAGACCATCATCACCAAGTAAATTTATGACATCGCCATCACCATCCAGGGGAATGACTAGTCCTCGCAGGAATTCAGTTTGTGGAATTAGTTCTAATTTTAGTGAGACACCATCAGTACTTAGTTTTGCTGTTGATGTTCGAAGAGGAAAAGTGGGCGAGAATCGGTTTTTTGATGCACATATGTTGAGGCTTTTATATAACCATCAGTTGCAGTGGCGGTTTGTAAATGCTAGAACTGAAGAAATGGTATTGAAGCAGAGACATAGTGTTGAG GAAAATTTATGGAATTCATGGATTACAATATCAGATCTTCGCGACTCTCTGACCAAAAAACGACACAGGTTGCAATTGTTGAGGCAAAAATTGAAATTAGCATCCATTCTTAAGGCACAA GTAAATTTTCTTGAAGATTGGGCTTATTTTGATAAAGACCATTCAGTATCATTGCTTGGAGCCATTGAAGCTCTGAAGGCCAGCACTCTTCGTCTTCCTGTTGGTGAAGGAGCAACT GCTGACCTCCAAAGTATGAAAGAGGCCATAAGTTCAGCACTCGATGTGATGCAGGCAATAGGTTCATCGATGAACTCGCTTTGTTTACAG GTCGAACAAGCGAATCTGATCATGACCGAGCTTGTAAAAGTGTCTGCCAAAGAGATAGCATTGCTTAGAATTTGCAAAGATTTCTTGTCTGTTTTATCAGCTCTTAAG GTAAAGGACTGTACTTTGAGAACACATATGTTACAGACGAGCCGTGTGCACTGA